From a region of the Octopus sinensis linkage group LG18, ASM634580v1, whole genome shotgun sequence genome:
- the LOC115221752 gene encoding thymosin beta isoform X2: MTTTTTTAPRPFLDEIKTTKKDDLQHIDVQEKTALPTKTDIVKEKSEQELRSSIGSFDKAKLNPTETQEKISLPDKTEIDQEKTEQKLRSNINDFDKNQLKHAEVEEKNPLPDKDTIKQEKTEQELKNSINKFDKTELKCTKTCEKTVLPTKADIAQEKGSA, translated from the exons atgaccaccaccaccactactgctccCCGACCATTCTTGGATGAAATCAAAACCACCAAGAAGGACGACCTGCAACACATCGACGTTCAGGAGAAGACTGCTCTTCCGACGAAAACTG ATATTGTCAAAGAGAAAAGTGAGCAAGAGTTGCGCAGCTCCATCGGTAGTTTTGACAAAGCAAAACTTAACCCAACTGAAACCCAAGAGAAAATAAGCTTACCTGACAAGACAG aAATCGACCAAGAGAAGACGGAACAAAAACTACGAAGCAATATTAACGATTTTGATAAGAACCAACTAAAACATGCTGAAGTGGAGGAGAAGAACCCGCTTCCAGACAAAGACA CAATTAAACAAGAAAAAACTGAGCAAGAACTGAAGAATTCCATCAACAAGTTTGACAAAACTGAGTTGAAATGCACAAAGACTTGTGAGAAAACCGTTTTGCCAACCAAGGCCG atattgctCAAGAAAAAGGCTCTGCTTAA
- the LOC115221752 gene encoding thymosin beta isoform X1, whose product MGGLLNSKMTTTTTTAPRPFLDEIKTTKKDDLQHIDVQEKTALPTKTDIVKEKSEQELRSSIGSFDKAKLNPTETQEKISLPDKTEIDQEKTEQKLRSNINDFDKNQLKHAEVEEKNPLPDKDTIKQEKTEQELKNSINKFDKTELKCTKTCEKTVLPTKADIAQEKGSA is encoded by the exons GCCTTTTAAATTCcaagatgaccaccaccaccactactgctccCCGACCATTCTTGGATGAAATCAAAACCACCAAGAAGGACGACCTGCAACACATCGACGTTCAGGAGAAGACTGCTCTTCCGACGAAAACTG ATATTGTCAAAGAGAAAAGTGAGCAAGAGTTGCGCAGCTCCATCGGTAGTTTTGACAAAGCAAAACTTAACCCAACTGAAACCCAAGAGAAAATAAGCTTACCTGACAAGACAG aAATCGACCAAGAGAAGACGGAACAAAAACTACGAAGCAATATTAACGATTTTGATAAGAACCAACTAAAACATGCTGAAGTGGAGGAGAAGAACCCGCTTCCAGACAAAGACA CAATTAAACAAGAAAAAACTGAGCAAGAACTGAAGAATTCCATCAACAAGTTTGACAAAACTGAGTTGAAATGCACAAAGACTTGTGAGAAAACCGTTTTGCCAACCAAGGCCG atattgctCAAGAAAAAGGCTCTGCTTAA